The following proteins are encoded in a genomic region of Zingiber officinale cultivar Zhangliang unplaced genomic scaffold, Zo_v1.1 ctg247, whole genome shotgun sequence:
- the LOC122037241 gene encoding probable phosphoinositide phosphatase SAC9 encodes MAPMMDWRLKEQEMKHKKTLSMQIEVLGVSLPWARMSTDCGISDQYIKLSQQNSVHNNDFQNDLDLNASTNPFLENSNYHSLSSSGDILPTQQSTTDNLIDLLTGELILSPEPENSNVLESKFNNVDNLHIFGNDDSGNLHRTSSVSGFTDEAVKEFGQVTPYQAHSIPLLRSGKGRKFDFIQALKLEIERLHLNLSAAERDRALLSVGIDPSAIDPNRLLDYQDLLRICSYADEIAFLGQIALEDKTIASIGLEKTDDVIDFWNISKIGESCHGAACEVRVELPTAGSFTSVSSSRTASFLLQCSICQRKCCKVCCAGKGVNMLLDKDFKELKIYNDLSSRSGSNHGGQTHESYKSNSSFDDKIICRKCCDEDILQALYVDYIRVLNALRRKTRTLDAARWALGQFVGPVVNGQFNSWQSIETGKRQLKALLNGAESLAEFPYSSLLYQVETDKDSAPLLSLLAPVGMGEHHSYWKAPASLSTVEFSVVLGSLSDVAGVALMISSCGYSTFDCPIVRI; translated from the exons ATTGAAGTGCTTGGTGTTTCTCTTCCGTGGGCAAGAATGTCTACTGATTGTGGCATCAGTGACCAATATATCAAACTTTCCCAACAAAACTCTGTGCACAATAATGATTTCCAAAATGACCTTGACTTAAATGCATCAACAAATCCCTTTTTGGAAAACTCAAACTATCATTCTCTATCATCTAGTGGAGACATTCTTCCAACTCAACAAAGTACAACTGACAATTTGATAGATCTTTTAACTGGAGAGCTTATATTATCTCCAGAGCCAGAGAATTCTAATGTGCTTGAGAGTAAGTTCAACAATGTTGACAATCTCCACATTTTTGGAAACGATGATTCTGGTAATCTTCATCGAACTTCTTCTGTTAGTGGGTTTACAGATGAAGCTGTCAAAGAGTTCGGCCAAGTTACACCCTACCAAGCTCATTCCATACCCCTTCTTAGATCTGGCAAG GGTAGAAAATTTGACTTCATACAGGCATTGAAGCTTGAAATAGAACGTTTACATTTGAACCTTTCAGCTGCAGAGAGAGACAGAGCTTTATTATCTGTTGGTATTGATCCTTCTGCAATTGATCCAAATCGCTTGCTTGATTATCAGGACCTTTTAAGAATATGTAGTTACGCCGATGAAATAGCTTTTCTGGGCCAAATTGCTTTGGAAGATAAAACTATTGCTTCCATTGGGCTTGAAAAAACTGATGATGTTATAGATTTCTGGAATATTAGTAAGATTGGAGAATCATGTCATGGAGCTGCCTGTGAGGTACGTGTTGAACTGCCAACAGCAGGATCTTTTACCAGTGTTTCTTCTAGCAGAACTGCATCTTTCCTTCTTCAGTGTTCTATATGTCAAAGGAAATGTTGTAAAGTTTGTTGTGCTGGGAAGGGAGTAAATATGCTGTTAGATAAAGATTTCAAAGAACTGAAAATCTACAATGATTTATCTAGTCGTAGTGGGTCTAATCATGGTGGACAAACCCATGAAAGTTACAAAAGCAATTCATCATTTGATGATAAAATTATATGTAGAAAATGTTGTGATGAAGATATTCTTCAAGCACTATATGTTGACTATATCAGGGTCTTGAATGCCTTGAGGAGAAAAACTAGAACTCTTGATGCTGCACGTTGGGCCCTGGGTCAGTTTGTTGGACCAGTAGTTAACGGACAATTTAATTCATGGCAAAGCATAGAAACTGGCAAGAGGCAGTTAAAGGCACTGTTGAATGGAGCAGAGTCCCTTGCCGAATTCCCTTACTCAAGCCTGCTGTATCAG GTGGAAACTGATAAGGACTCTGCACCATTATTATCATTACTTGCACCAGTTGGCATGGGGGAACATCATAGTTATTGGAAAGCTCCGGCTAGCTTGTCCACTGTCGAATTTTCAGTTGTTCTTGGGAGTCTATCTGATGTTGCAGGGGTTGCCTTGATGATTAGCTCATGTGGTTACTCAACATTTGATTGCCCTATAGTAAGAATTTGA